A stretch of the Gracilinanus agilis isolate LMUSP501 chromosome 4, AgileGrace, whole genome shotgun sequence genome encodes the following:
- the LOC123245431 gene encoding biogenesis of lysosome-related organelles complex 1 subunit 2, translating into MFSKMATYLTGELTATSEDNKLLENMNKLTSLKYLEMKDIAVNISRNLKDLNQKYAALQPYLDQITLIEEQVAALEQAAYKLDAYSKKLEAKYKKLERR; encoded by the coding sequence ATGTTCTCCAAAATGGCCACGTACCTAACTGGCGAGCTGACAGCCACCAGTGAAGACAATAAACTCCTGGAAAATATGAACAAATTGACTAGCTTGAAGTATCTAGAAATGAAAGATATTGCAGTAAACATAAGTAGAAACCTGAAGGACTTAAACCAGAAATATGCAGCACTTCAGCCTTATTTGGATCAAATCACTTTAATTGAAGAGCAAGTAGCTGCTCTTGAGCAGGCAGCCTACAAGTTGGACGCATATTCGAAGAAACTAGAAGCAAAGTACAAGAAATTAGAAAGGCGATGA